Below is a window of Saccharomonospora viridis DSM 43017 DNA.
CAACGTCAACCGCGACAACCTCGGCGCGCCCAAATCGTGCTGGTACGGAGGAACCGAACGCATCCGCGTGTCCTCACAGGCGTGGAAACGCGCGATCCGTAAGGCCGTCGAACAGGACCTTGAACAGCCGACCGAACGGACCCGCCGCATCGCCTCCCTCGTCGCGGGAATCCTCACTGAACGTGGGTGGGGCGCTGAGGACGCTCGGCGCGCCGGGCGCGCCGTGATCTACGCCTACGGTCTCGAACCTGCCGCCGATGACGACGACACCGACACCCTGCTGTGGACCCCGCCCGCTGCCGAGGCGTTGGCTGGTGTGGTGGAAAAGCACCGCGACACAGTGGTCACGCTTCCGTTGCCGAAGGGAGAGGGCAAAAAAGCCAAGAACCCGCCCGCGAAGGACATCACCGACGCGGTGAAACCCATGGCCGGCGAGGTGAAGTCCATTCTCAACAGGACCACCCCGACGATCGCGCTGCTCGGCCGCATGCTGGCTGACCGCCCCGACCACACCATCTACGGCCTCGCCGAGATCGCGCACGCGTTCACCGTCCACGAGGCTGCACCCGAATTCGACTACTTCACCGCCGTGGACGACCGTGCCGCGAACACCGGAGCCGGGCACGTCAACACCGCCCAGTTCACCACTGGCACCTTCTACCGCTACTCCAGCATCAACATCACCAGGCTGGTCGACGTCGTCGGAGAGCAGGACGCGCGAGCAGTGCTGTTGGCGTGGGCACGCCGATTCATCACCGTCACCCCGGCTGGAAAACAAACCGCTACTGCCGCCCGCACGGCTGCGGACTTGGCGCACATCGTGGTCCGCAACGCCCCACAGTCCTACGCCCCCGCGTTCGAAACGCCGATCGTGTCCACCGGCGGCTATCTCGACCCGGCTGCTCGTGCTCTCGGGGACTACGCCACCCGCCTCGCCGCCTATCTCGGCGACACCCCCGTCGAGCACGGGTATGCCACCACCCTCCCCACCAATGTCGACGGGCTCGGAGGCCGGTTCGACACCCTCGACACGTTGATCAACGCGACGGTGGGGGCTGTG
It encodes the following:
- the cas7e gene encoding type I-E CRISPR-associated protein Cas7/Cse4/CasC, translated to MFVDIHALHTLPYSNVNRDNLGAPKSCWYGGTERIRVSSQAWKRAIRKAVEQDLEQPTERTRRIASLVAGILTERGWGAEDARRAGRAVIYAYGLEPAADDDDTDTLLWTPPAAEALAGVVEKHRDTVVTLPLPKGEGKKAKNPPAKDITDAVKPMAGEVKSILNRTTPTIALLGRMLADRPDHTIYGLAEIAHAFTVHEAAPEFDYFTAVDDRAANTGAGHVNTAQFTTGTFYRYSSINITRLVDVVGEQDARAVLLAWARRFITVTPAGKQTATAARTAADLAHIVVRNAPQSYAPAFETPIVSTGGYLDPAARALGDYATRLAAYLGDTPVEHGYATTLPTNVDGLGGRFDTLDTLINATVGAVA